AAAGTGTGCGGCTACCAACTCCCCCTTTTAACACAGTTCTCAGAGGTTAAGGAAAACCACAGTTCCAGCCCTGCCAAACCTTGACTGCCCTTTTAAGCGGCACATCCGTTATGAAGAGCTCACCTAATCCCCTCCTCTCACAAAAGTTGCCACTCACCAGCGAATTGGCCATCAGCAGCCTGTTCATTGTCCAGGACTGTCAGACAGTGGGTGTCAGACTGGCCCTGATTGTTATTGTCAAACTCTGGACAAGGCGCCTCGTTCCTGCTGCGCCCACCTGCAAgcgaggtcagaggtcaaacaGAGCAGCCAAGGCACAGTGGAGCACAGCAGAGTGTACGGGGGGGGGAGGCtaggcctggggggggggggcgttgaaGCAGTGAGGTGCAGGGTGGTATGGAGCAGCCACTATGTGATGGCGGATGCACAGATGCACACGCGGCGTGACCCCAGcgcatacatgcacacagacacgcatgAAAGTGCAGCGAGAACGTGGAATCCCGAGGATCGGCTCACGGACTCAGCGTTACTGTGGCAAAGAGTTTCTCAGATTTCACACAGCAGCTTAGAAATCCACAGTGAGATATCAGAATGTACATTAGATTGGCATGCATCATTATTTTTTTAACAAGTGTACCACACTTAAAAGGAAAACAGCGTAAGCCGAAAGCATTCACCATCAGTGACCAAAGAGTAAACAAGCACAATAATACTGCAACCCAAGCAGCAGAGGCACCGTGGCTACTAGACGCTAACACCCTGTCTTTTCATAGTGTTCAGAATATTACTAAAACAGCCTTCGCTTTCAAATCCATGTCCAGTCCTTAAAAAACAACAGCAGAATAGTAGTTCAGAAGAGCATATCTCCTGTCAGTATGCCAATACTCCTGTGAGTGTGGCAAAACAGTGCACCAGAAGATCAGTGAAGTCAGGACAGTGACTATCAGGACAATGCAGTAACATCCAGTAAGGATCAAAGGGATTCCTGCTTCCAAGACAGGCTACTTCTACAGTAAGGGCAGTTAAAGGCCATCGTCAAATGCTAGAGGATTATACCAGCGCAAAAACTGCACACccagaacacaaaacaaacacattcagTGAGAATGGACAGTCTAAATGAAATACACAGTGGTCAGACGCTTGTCACAGGCCACGCTGCAGAATTATCTCAGCAAAATGTTCAGTGGCCCCATAATGAATATGTTTATAGAGTGACTGAGCCATTTTTTATGAAGAATGTGCCAACAGGATGACATAGCATACTGcaatatgctctctctctctctttctgtctcactctctttccttTAATTTGTGCAGTTGGATATAGATGCATGGCAATAAATCAAAGACCCAAGCTGTGTTCATGTTTACCCTGGTCCTTAGTTGGGGATGCACAGTCGTCCTCTGTGACATCATTTCCCTAAGGAAGCAAACATTTCAAGAGTTAATTCTACACAAAGTTTAAAGCATTGGGAATTTAACTGCGAAGTGAAGAGATTTTTTGGTCCATTTAATGGAGTGATGAGGTTACATTTCTATCCTAATTAAATGTCTTAAATTATGATTGCACCTCCAAATCCTGTTCTTCACTCATGGCCGTCACAAAGTTATGGTCATTTGAGTCACTAGCGATTTCCTGCTAATGAAACAGAAATAGATGTTTCTTGTGCTTGTTTTCACAATGTTAAGACATCAAAACTCCAGCTCTAACACTTCAGTCTTATCATACATATGCGAAGATTTAACAGAAATTATGATTCTAAAAAGTATGTTTAAAGATTCAGTTATGAATGGGTCAGCAGTTGATAAGTTCGCCAAACGCTggtcctcccctccctctgggTCTCACCTCCCCCTCCAGCCCAGACGGCCCCAGACTCTGGGCCAGACTCTCCTGGGGCTCCTCGCCCTCAGCTGCCAGGTAGGAGCCAGacatggaggagagtgtgtcggTGCTGATCTGGGAGTGCTGGCTCTGTGATGAGGCCATTGACATGACGGATTGCGCCAGACTACTGCTGACTGGCtctggagcagagagagaggatgagtgaGCAGAACACTGAGCTACGCTCGGCATGCTGGGAACTCACTCTGGAGCATACTGTATGTGCAGCTATAACACACTGACAAAACATATGTAATATATTAAGGGAAAAAAGTCATGCTCTAAAATTACAAGAATACATTTGTAATGTTTAGAGAAAATTTTGAGAACAGAGTAAAAATGATAAAGGCCTATAATATTTTCCTATGACTTTTTTGTTACAATATTACCTTTTTCTTCTTAATTgtcaaaatacttttttttgtaaCCTGACAACTTAAAATAGTACTTCTTATTGCTTAAAATATTATCACAGTTTCAACTTCATTTTTGTGATATAAGAATGTATAACTTCTTGAAATATTTTGATTTAATTCCCAAAAtctatatttaatatttttgatCAGTGGCACTAAAGCATTGTGGTATGCAGCTGATGTTCTCGGGGTGAGGAGGTACCTTCAGGGGAGGCGATGGTGGATGACAGGGGCGTCCCTGTGCAGGACGACTGTCCTATTGCCCCCGACGAGGACAGAGTGAGGTTGTCACTCTCTGGCGTCACACCACACTGAGAAAAACATTATTGCCACTTCAGATGCCTCGTTCAACTCTGCGTTTTTGCGTGCCTTCAACAAGTCAATTTTTTCAAATAACTACTAACAAATGCTTGTTTTATGCAATACACAGATGTCTGCAAAGAGAATATAAAAATATGCAAAGACAAACCAAAACTGCACAAAACATCATTTGTAGGTCAGTTAGCTAACCAGGAATGAGACTTCAGTTCAGTTATGACCTCTGACTTCGTATAAGCTCCCAGTACCTCTTGCTGGCCCACAGGCAGCTTCCTCCTGCACACCTGAATCTCTGATTCGCTGCACGActtctcatcttcctcctcggGCAGCACTGAGGAATTCTGGGAGAGGGACCTGGGAGAGTCCCAGGATGCAGAAACATAAATGCCTTGCTAGTTTCTAAAGATTAAACTTGAAGTTACTCTATGCATGAATTCCACTTCATAATTTGACCCAGTTCTTAGAATAGTTTACAGAATTTAGTGGCAAAAGTCAAAGAAAGGTTAACTTATGGAATTATAAAGTACATAAAGGTGTGTAAATGTTTTATAGACAAATTTGACACACACTCCATAATGAAACTGAGGTCTCTCATCTGTACATGTTAATCCAGGGGACATGGGGGGCAGGGGGCCACTCACTTGGAGTCACTCTTCTTGAGTTTGAGGCCCTGGCTGGGGTTGATGGCATGCTCCACGGGGgacagggagtgtgtggtggtgttgtggccCTCACTGCTGTACGATGGCAGGGCCCCCGAGACGTGGCCCCTCTTCAGGCCTTGCGGAGGGGGAGCAGAGGGCGAAGGGTTCAAGGGGCCGTTGAGGGCCTCCAGCAGAGACACGGCCTCGTAGCCGGCCGGAATGTGCTCCGGAGCCTGGAGCACGCCACGGACGAGAGAGAGATGGCCTCAGCTGTGACAGCGTACGCTGCTACAGGCTTTCACAGCTGGTTTAACAGGTAGCTGTGTTTCTTTGCATCTGCGCTAAACCATGCTTAGTGAGGTAAATGTGCAGGTCTGCTGTGTTACCGAGTGCTCCTCAGAGTCGGAGGTCTGTGAGGTGATGACCGGGTTGAATCCAGTTGGCGAGATGGGGTTCAGCTTCCTCCTCAGGGCTCGAATCTGCAGTAGGGCTCGAAATGCTGCAAACAGCGTCAGATAACAAGCAAATGCTTGATTGAAAGATATAATGCAAAAAATCTTCAAAAAACACTCTTCAATCTTGTGTGCTTGGGAGAGTCTACATTCTCTAAGCTCTGCAAATAATCATCAAATTATTATGAAGCACTCACAATCCAAACAGGATATGCAGAGTTGAGGTGGGTGAGGCGGTCCAGAAACAGACTCTTAATTTGTACTTACGCAAACGGCAGATTGGACAGCAGTTGGCCTGATAACGCAGTGTGTCTGCACAGGCGTTGCATAAGCACAGGTGTCTGCAGGGCAAGATGAGGGTGTCACGAACATCTGACaggcacaccacacactctgcaCTGTTGTCACTTATTTCGTCCTCAGCCACCTGGAACGGGTGTGGATCATAAAGAAATAATAGACTAAGACAGTAATGAAAAATAACTAAACAGTTAGCAATGAAGGACACGTCATAACTGAAACATCTTTCCAGTAACTTTACGATCTCTTACTGGGTTTCTCCTTCATGCATTTCAAGAGGATGAGACTGATTACTTACTTTAGATTCCTGGGTGTTGTATTTGTTTTCTATGCCATAAATTTCCTGTAATAGGTAACTGACTCCGTCCACCTGAAAGACCACCAGAAAACTTCTACTAGAACCAATGCACAATTGCTCAACTAGACCTCATAGATCATTACATATTTAGAGCATTTACCACTTGCTTCTGCTTTAATGGCTTCACACAATAGCTGCCATCCATGTGCTATAAAGAAAGACAAAAGATACTTTGCACTAGAGGAAGAGAagattcatgtttttttttttgttcaacaAAAGGCTGTCTAATTTGTTACTCATCATTTAATTTAAGCCTACATTTAACTAGTCCTTAGAACCCTCATGGCCACCAACCACGACTACATTTGAAACATCACTCCAGAGACTGCCTACCTTCTCAAAGGTTGCAAGAAGAATGTGAGAGTGTCCTAAGTGCTCtgcagaaaagaaaaaacattaaGACAAAAATCAGAATCCCATGTTCCTCTAATGACTACAGCAATAATCACATATGAGGACACGTATGAGATGAGGCGGTTCATCTCACCATCTCCTTCATCGACCACTACTTGTACAACCATTGGGAAGATTTCTTTATCCATGTCAAATAAAAGCTGAATGAGAGCAGTTCAACAAGATTAAAACACAGCAGGCATACAGCTTTTGCAGTTGTAACAATGTACTGCCCTGAACTAACCCCCTTAGTAGCTACACCTAATTAAAGCTAATTTAATACAAAATCACTTTAAACATTAGTTTATGAAAACAagtttataaaaaaattaacCAGGAGAAGTAAACAGCTTATTTTTAAAGTGAATGAAacatctgtctgtgtctctctttctctcaaatgtacacacacatcagcacaagaacacacagcagcagaTGCCTCACAGAGAGGTCTAGGGTTAAACGTGCGGTCACCTCCTCGTCTGACCACTCTGATAAGTTGACAGAATGCGAGGGCAGGCAGAACTGCTGACAGACACCTCTCTTGAAATGCACAGTCTCAGACTGCAGGGAGCTGTCCTGTGGCAGGTATCTGTCAAtacacaacaaaacacacaaacacagcacttaACCAGGCAACCCACAGCCTTTCGTTTACAGCGAGAGTCTTCAGAATGAATAAATCACACGCAGGAACTCATATTAAAATATGTACTGATCAAAATGATGTAAATATGCACTGTTGTATCCAGGACACATGCAACATAATTTCTTGGCCATTACATAAAATAAGCTGTTTCAGGCAGTGTACCGTGTGTAAACGTGTATGGAGAGGTTTTTGACCACCAGTCCTATGACTCACGTGGGCACACCATTGTGGAACTCCTCAGTGGCTTGGTAGTATATTGTGATGGCAACTTGTGTGTCAGCGTCAAAGGTAAACTCAATGTTGTAGCAACTGTGGCCTTTCCCAGTCTCTTGCCCTGGTAACGTCATGTCTTCGCTACACCTGGAGACAGAACACCAGAATTCATCACGTTCGAACGCGGGATACGTTTAGAAGAACGTGTCCAAACCTTTCGGCAGGCTGCTATGAGCTGTCGTGGATGTCTCACCTGGCCAGGCGCAGGGTATCTTTGCGGATGTTGATGAGGCTACGCAGTGTTTTCACTGGCTCGTGAGCTGCTGCTGCACTGTACGGGAACTGTTAAGCACCACAGTAAAATCAGTAAGTTAAAAAGGCAACAGTGACAGCTACAGTATCCTAACCAACTCAAAACTACTATCCAAAGTGTAACATTCACCAGTTACTGACTAAGATTGTATAGTGTATCTTCAGTGGATTTACAATCACAGTGGATTTACTCTTCAGTGGATTTACAATCACATAAAACATCATTCTGAATACAACTTAAACCCCGTCTGATCCATTAAAGTTGACACCTGGCACAGgtattacatgtgtgtgtgtgtgttacatgtgttcatcaacagacatgcCTGTGTGCTCTAGAtgcagtgtgtctctctctgtctgtgtgcaagTTGTGTAAATCATCACTGGGGTTTATGGGAAAGTGTTAGTATGCATAATTGACAAGACCTAAGAACTACAAGAACTAACAAAGCAAAAGCTATATTGCGCCATCATAACTTAATAATAAAGCCAGAAGAGcatgaaatattaaatattacaaACTGAAAATGTATTGAAGCTGAGAAGCATAAGAGGAATGTGAGCTGATCCCAACACTGTCTGACAAAGCTGCTTCGCCATACAGTTCACCTATGGTTACGTAAAACAAACTGCCATCATCTGTTAGGTCAGAATATCCACTTCTCAACTTCAGAGGTTCCCTGTTAGTTCCCAATTCAGCCAAACCTGACAAATGAACTTTTCCAGTAGTGTCAGCTGTGTTGAGACAGTTTCCCTCTTCTTGTAGGCATTTTCCCAACCAAGCATGGCTCTATAATTTCACTGTCACATTCAACTGTTCAATAATGAAATTAATCTGGGTTGCATTCTTTTATACTCTTCTGGGAATGCAGCAATCCATTCTGCAATAAACTCAAACCTGTTTCAGGTGGCATTAGCCCAGACTGGCTTTACTGTTGTCTAataccactatttaatttgagGAGTTGGTTTAGCTGAGTTAATTTAGATACAAGCTGTAAGTACAATCTGTTCCGTGTTGagtaaaataaatgttaaaGGAATACACTCTTGACCTCAGCCCTCGCTCTGTTACAGTCAGCAGAgccagagtggctaatcgggagattcgggaggattccctatgggccggttcatgtcaatctctagtttgggccgattaggagggaaaaataattttgggccggatttgggcatgaaactcccgggctgaaaaagtagcccactccagccctgacagtcaacataaaaaaacatccaataataaacaaattaaCTAATGAATCTATATTCAAACCTGTTTTTCAAAAACAATTCAATGATGGGGTAATACATaacatttaattattttatatatcaACAATGAATGTAAACACATTCACAGAAAAATTTTCAAGGAAAATTGAATAATCCTTCTTGGGTAAATATACAGTCAAAATTATTAAAAGTGGCGTTGTCACCTCTAAAGCTATGTTTAGCAAGATTTGTGGCATTCTGTTTTATATGCAGCACCAAATAACCAGATATTTGGTTAGTAAATAGTAaatagataataataataataatcattattattattattaataataataacaataataataatagtaaataataataataatagtaaatagATAGTAAAAACTATATCTTTGTTTCCATTTAGGTGTAAaatattaatgtttattaatttGTTTATGGTACAAATATTTACATGCTGTAAATGATCCTGGATGATCAGTACAAATTTCAGCCCAACTGATGAGGTGTAGAGTATGCATATAAAGATGTGTAGCTCAGAGAGTCAAACTgcaaaaattaataataatacaaaaagGACTTACAATAGAACTGCAGGATATAATAATGTCTCATGAGGCTTTACATGATTtttcatttaaattttttttacatgagtTGGGAGGTCTGGGTGAGTTGGCATAGAATGGCCCGTGAGCCTCCCGCCCTCAtgtcccccccatccccc
The genomic region above belongs to Brachyhypopomus gauderio isolate BG-103 chromosome 3, BGAUD_0.2, whole genome shotgun sequence and contains:
- the rnf157 gene encoding E3 ubiquitin ligase RNF157 isoform X3, which translates into the protein MGALTSRQNAGVEEVDIPSNSVYRYPPKTGSYFASHFIMGGEKFDSTHPEGYLFGENTDLNFLGNRPVTFPYSAAAAHEPVKTLRSLINIRKDTLRLARCSEDMTLPGQETGKGHSCYNIEFTFDADTQVAITIYYQATEEFHNGVPTYLPQDSSLQSETVHFKRGVCQQFCLPSHSVNLSEWSDEELLFDMDKEIFPMVVQVVVDEGDEHLGHSHILLATFEKHMDGSYCVKPLKQKQVVDGVSYLLQEIYGIENKYNTQESKVAEDEISDNSAECVVCLSDVRDTLILPCRHLCLCNACADTLRYQANCCPICRLPFRALLQIRALRRKLNPISPTGFNPVITSQTSDSEEHSAPEHIPAGYEAVSLLEALNGPLNPSPSAPPPQGLKRGHVSGALPSYSSEGHNTTTHSLSPVEHAINPSQGLKLKKSDSKSLSQNSSVLPEEEDEKSCSESEIQVCRRKLPVGQQECGVTPESDNLTLSSSGAIGQSSCTGTPLSSTIASPEEPVSSSLAQSVMSMASSQSQHSQISTDTLSSMSGSYLAAEGEEPQESLAQSLGPSGLEGEQEIASDSNDHNFVTAMSEEQDLEGNDVTEDDCASPTKDQGGRSRNEAPCPEFDNNNQGQSDTHCLTVLDNEQAADGQFADEDSCPVHIEE
- the rnf157 gene encoding E3 ubiquitin ligase RNF157 isoform X1 encodes the protein MGALTSRQNAGVEEVDIPSNSVYRYPPKTGSYFASHFIMGGEKFDSTHPEGYLFGENTDLNFLGNRPVTFPYSAAAAHEPVKTLRSLINIRKDTLRLARCSEDMTLPGQETGKGHSCYNIEFTFDADTQVAITIYYQATEEFHNGVPTYLPQDSSLQSETVHFKRGVCQQFCLPSHSVNLSEWSDEELLFDMDKEIFPMVVQVVVDEGDEHLGHSHILLATFEKHMDGSYCVKPLKQKQVVDGVSYLLQEIYGIENKYNTQESKVAEDEISDNSAECVVCLSDVRDTLILPCRHLCLCNACADTLRYQANCCPICRLPFRALLQIRALRRKLNPISPTGFNPVITSQTSDSEEHSAPEHIPAGYEAVSLLEALNGPLNPSPSAPPPQGLKRGHVSGALPSYSSEGHNTTTHSLSPVEHAINPSQGLKLKKSDSKSLSQNSSVLPEEEDEKSCSESEIQVCRRKLPVGQQECGVTPESDNLTLSSSGAIGQSSCTGTPLSSTIASPEEPVSSSLAQSVMSMASSQSQHSQISTDTLSSMSGSYLAAEGEEPQESLAQSLGPSGLEGEQEIASDSNDHNFVTAMSEEQDLEGNDVTEDDCASPTKDQGGRSRNEAPCPEFDNNNQGQSDTHCLTVLDNEQAADGQFAGLLYLEAYRRSQERLSHHASNSNINLEEHQVTNMGAGPKTTPKIRRGPPAV
- the rnf157 gene encoding E3 ubiquitin ligase RNF157 isoform X2 codes for the protein MGALTSRQNAGVEEVDIPSNSVYRYPPKTGSYFASHFIMGGEKFDSTHPEGYLFGENTDLNFLGNRPVTFPYSAAAAHEPVKTLRSLINIRKDTLRLARCSEDMTLPGQETGKGHSCYNIEFTFDADTQVAITIYYQATEEFHNGVPTYLPQDSSLQSETVHFKRGVCQQFCLPSHSVNLSEWSDEELLFDMDKEIFPMVVQVVVDEGDEHLGHSHILLATFEKHMDGSYCVKPLKQKQVVDGVSYLLQEIYGIENKYNTQESKVAEDEISDNSAECVVCLSDVRDTLILPCRHLCLCNACADTLRYQANCCPICRLPFRALLQIRALRRKLNPISPTGFNPVITSQTSDSEEHSAPEHIPAGYEAVSLLEALNGPLNPSPSAPPPQGLKRGHVSGALPSYSSEGHNTTTHSLSPVEHAINPSQGLKLKKSDSKSLSQNSSVLPEEEDEKSCSESEIQVCRRKLPVGQQECGVTPESDNLTLSSSGAIGQSSCTGTPLSSTIASPEEPVSSSLAQSVMSMASSQSQHSQISTDTLSSMSGSYLAAEGEEPQESLAQSLGPSGLEGEEIASDSNDHNFVTAMSEEQDLEGNDVTEDDCASPTKDQGGRSRNEAPCPEFDNNNQGQSDTHCLTVLDNEQAADGQFAGLLYLEAYRRSQERLSHHASNSNINLEEHQVTNMGAGPKTTPKIRRGPPAV
- the rnf157 gene encoding E3 ubiquitin ligase RNF157 isoform X5, with the protein product MGALTSRQNAGVEEVDIPSNSVYRYPPKTGSYFASHFIMGGEKFDSTHPEGYLFGENTDLNFLGNRPVTFPYSAAAAHEPVKTLRSLINIRKDTLRLARCSEDMTLPGQETGKGHSCYNIEFTFDADTQVAITIYYQATEEFHNGVPTYLPQDSSLQSETVHFKRGVCQQFCLPSHSVNLSEWSDEELLFDMDKEIFPMVVQVVVDEGDEHLGHSHILLATFEKHMDGSYCVKPLKQKQVVDGVSYLLQEIYGIENKYNTQESKVAEDEISDNSAECVVCLSDVRDTLILPCRHLCLCNACADTLRYQANCCPICRLPFRALLQIRALRRKLNPISPTGFNPVITSQTSDSEEHSAPEHIPAGYEAVSLLEALNGPLNPSPSAPPPQGLKRGHVSGALPSYSSEGHNTTTHSLSPVEHAINPSQGLKLKKSDSKSLSQNSSVLPEEEDEKSCSESEIQVCRRKLPVGQQECGVTPESDNLTLSSSGAIGQSSCTGTPLSSTIASPEEPVSSSLAQSVMSMASSQSQHSQISTDTLSSMSGSYLAAEGEEPQESLAQSLGPSGLEGEEIASDSNDHNFVTAMSEEQDLEGNDVTEDDCASPTKDQGLLYLEAYRRSQERLSHHASNSNINLEEHQVTNMGAGPKTTPKIRRGPPAV
- the rnf157 gene encoding E3 ubiquitin ligase RNF157 isoform X4, encoding MGALTSRQNAGVEEVDIPSNSVYRYPPKTGSYFASHFIMGGEKFDSTHPEGYLFGENTDLNFLGNRPVTFPYSAAAAHEPVKTLRSLINIRKDTLRLARCSEDMTLPGQETGKGHSCYNIEFTFDADTQVAITIYYQATEEFHNGVPTYLPQDSSLQSETVHFKRGVCQQFCLPSHSVNLSEWSDEELLFDMDKEIFPMVVQVVVDEGDEHLGHSHILLATFEKHMDGSYCVKPLKQKQVVDGVSYLLQEIYGIENKYNTQESKVAEDEISDNSAECVVCLSDVRDTLILPCRHLCLCNACADTLRYQANCCPICRLPFRALLQIRALRRKLNPISPTGFNPVITSQTSDSEEHSAPEHIPAGYEAVSLLEALNGPLNPSPSAPPPQGLKRGHVSGALPSYSSEGHNTTTHSLSPVEHAINPSQGLKLKKSDSKSLSQNSSVLPEEEDEKSCSESEIQVCRRKLPVGQQECGVTPESDNLTLSSSGAIGQSSCTGTPLSSTIASPEEPVSSSLAQSVMSMASSQSQHSQISTDTLSSMSGSYLAAEGEEPQESLAQSLGPSGLEGEQEIASDSNDHNFVTAMSEEQDLEGNDVTEDDCASPTKDQGLLYLEAYRRSQERLSHHASNSNINLEEHQVTNMGAGPKTTPKIRRGPPAV
- the rnf157 gene encoding E3 ubiquitin ligase RNF157 isoform X6 codes for the protein MGALTSRQNAGVEEVDIPSNSVYRYPPKTGSYFASHFIMGGEKFDSTHPEGYLFGENTDLNFLGNRPVTFPYSAAAAHEPVKTLRSLINIRKDTLRLARCSEDMTLPGQETGKGHSCYNIEFTFDADTQVAITIYYQATEEFHNGVPTYLPQDSSLQSETVHFKRGVCQQFCLPSHSVNLSEWSDEELLFDMDKEIFPMVVQVVVDEGDEHLGHSHILLATFEKHMDGSYCVKPLKQKQVVDGVSYLLQEIYGIENKYNTQESKVAEDEISDNSAECVVCLSDVRDTLILPCRHLCLCNACADTLRYQANCCPICRLPFRALLQIRALRRKLNPISPTGFNPVITSQTSDSEEHSAPEHIPAGYEAVSLLEALNGPLNPSPSAPPPQGLKRGHVSGALPSYSSEGHNTTTHSLSPVEHAINPSQGLKLKKSDSKSLSQNSSVLPEEEDEKSCSESEIQVCRRKLPVGQQECGVTPESDNLTLSSSGAIGQSSCTGTPLSSTIASPEEPVSSSLAQSVMSMASSQSQHSQISTDTLSSMSGSYLAAEGEEPQESLAQSLGPSGLEGEQEIASDSNDHNFVTAMSEEQDLEGNDVTEDDCASPTKDQDEDSCPVHIEE